Within Massilia endophytica, the genomic segment CCAGGCAGGCGAACACCTGGTCGAGCACAGCATCCGCCGCGGTGTTCGGCTCGTCTGCCGTTCCGCGTCCATAGCACTCCACACTAATGAGGGTGTGCCAGGTTGGTCGCGCGCCGAGCACCTCTGGCAGCGTGGAGGCACTGCGCTCGAGGCGCACCACGACCGCACGCCCTACCTCCCTACCAAGGGCACGAGCCCGCGACGCGAATACCTTGCCGCTTGCAACATTGGCGTCCTTCAGGACGTCAACTACTTTGTCCAGGACCTGCTGGTGCGCGCTCATGCCGCCTTTTCCAGCAGCACAGTCGTCAGGCCGGCCATGGAAGTGCCGTCCGGCTGGCAGTCGGCAACACGCCACACTGCGCCATTCACGGTGACGGAAGTCCCGACGAACGATTCCGGCACCTTGTCCGATGCCAGGATCATTTGCGGCGCCGCGGCGCCCATTCCGATGGTGCCGACCATCCCGACTTTGAATTGCGCGTCGAAGACAACCGGCACCTCCTCGCCGCCGATGACGACGCGCGCGTTCGCAAGCTTTGCCAGGGCCGCCAGGTGGAGCCGGGCTTCGAGCTGGTCGAACATCAGGCGTTCAGCTTCAGTGCAACGGTTGCGACGCCGGCGCCAGCATCAGCCGCCGCAAAGCCGGCCTTGGTGTTCCCCGAGGCGGTTTCGGTCAGGCGGCTGTTCGCCGCGTCCCAGTAGAGCTCCTCGCCGAGTTTCGTATCGTCGGTGGAAAGCTTGGGCAGGGTAAACACGCCTTCCACCGCAACCGACGCAGTGGCGCCGATAGCGATGTCGGCCAAGGCAACGCCCACACGCTTGTTCAGCACCACCAGGGCGCCGGACAGGATTGCTGCGCCGGTGGAATTGGTGTAGTCCAGCACACCGCCTTCTTGCACATAGTTCTTTGCCATCTTTGGCTCCTGAATCGTTGAATGAAACGCGCAGCGCCGGGCGCCGCGCGCGGTAAGGCGCTTACGCGCCCGGGTTCTTGGCCATGGTGCGGAAGGAAAGCGCCTTCACGCCCGCGTCCAGGCGCACTTTGAATTCGGTGCCATCGACATTCCAGCCCTCCTGGCGCTCCAGCGTCGGAGACTGCACGCCGTCCAGGTAGCTCACCTCAACGGTGTCGTGCATGTCCTTGTTCGCTGCGCCGTACCAGATGGTCGGCGAGGCGGCGTCCAGGCGCGCGTCGGAGATGACTTCGAAGGTTCCGCGCACCGAGTTGGGCACGGTGTTGTTCTTGTTAGCGGCGCCGACGTCATACTCGCTGTCGCGAACCACGCGCGCGGCGCCTTCCAGCGCGAT encodes:
- a CDS encoding head-tail joining protein; the encoded protein is MFDQLEARLHLAALAKLANARVVIGGEEVPVVFDAQFKVGMVGTIGMGAAAPQMILASDKVPESFVGTSVTVNGAVWRVADCQPDGTSMAGLTTVLLEKAA
- a CDS encoding DUF2190 family protein codes for the protein MAKNYVQEGGVLDYTNSTGAAILSGALVVLNKRVGVALADIAIGATASVAVEGVFTLPKLSTDDTKLGEELYWDAANSRLTETASGNTKAGFAAADAGAGVATVALKLNA